Proteins encoded in a region of the candidate division WOR-3 bacterium genome:
- a CDS encoding polymer-forming cytoskeletal protein, whose product MPGFWTDLAFDFAVCVKYTGTPQCRTTKSECRRASGRPRPRRSGMAKNQSDGRLDTVIGPDTSVRGDFRVAGGVRLDGQVEGRMDINETLVTGPKALLKGELHCRDAVVAGRIEGDIYAADNVELQTGAQVFGNIRCRGLVIQPACLFQGNCSMVQAGEGS is encoded by the coding sequence ATGCCGGGGTTCTGGACGGACCTGGCGTTTGACTTTGCCGTTTGCGTGAAATATACTGGCACACCCCAATGTCGAACGACGAAGTCCGAATGCCGACGTGCCAGCGGCAGGCCTCGGCCAAGGAGAAGCGGCATGGCGAAGAACCAGAGTGACGGCAGGCTGGACACGGTCATCGGACCCGACACGAGCGTCAGAGGAGACTTCCGCGTCGCGGGCGGTGTGCGGCTGGACGGGCAGGTCGAGGGCCGAATGGATATCAACGAGACACTCGTCACCGGGCCGAAGGCACTTCTGAAGGGCGAGCTTCACTGCCGGGATGCGGTCGTCGCAGGCCGGATTGAGGGCGATATCTATGCGGCTGATAACGTTGAGCTTCAGACCGGGGCCCAGGTCTTCGGTAACATCAGATGCAGGGGACTGGTGATCCAGCCGGCCTGCCTTTTCCAGGGCAACTGCTCGATGGTGCAGGCGGGCGAGGGGAGCTAG
- the fabG gene encoding 3-oxoacyl-[acyl-carrier-protein] reductase, with protein MDLNLAGKRAVITGAGSGIGREIAVRFSAAGAAVAVCDVVKEAADKVAAEISRAGRQARAYAVDVSDFAAVQQLCEQVATDLGGIDILVNNAGITRDNLLLRMTEAEFDRVIAVNLKGAFNFTRACSRGMIKSRWGRIISIASIMGQMGNAGQANYAAAKAGIIGLTKSVARELASRNVTVNAVAPGYIATAMTEKLDPATREAYVAGIPLKRAGTPDDVANVCLFLASDLASYVTGQVLRVDGGLLM; from the coding sequence ATGGATTTGAATCTTGCGGGGAAGAGGGCGGTGATAACCGGCGCGGGCTCGGGCATTGGCAGGGAGATTGCCGTTAGGTTCAGCGCGGCCGGCGCCGCGGTCGCGGTGTGCGACGTGGTGAAAGAAGCGGCTGACAAAGTTGCGGCCGAGATATCACGCGCAGGCAGGCAGGCGCGGGCGTATGCAGTCGACGTGTCAGACTTCGCCGCTGTCCAGCAGTTGTGCGAGCAGGTCGCAACCGACCTGGGCGGCATCGACATCCTTGTGAACAATGCCGGCATCACGCGCGACAACCTGCTGCTGCGCATGACCGAGGCGGAGTTCGACCGCGTCATTGCCGTCAACCTGAAAGGCGCGTTCAACTTCACCAGGGCTTGTTCTCGCGGGATGATAAAGAGCCGCTGGGGTCGCATCATCAGCATCGCTTCAATCATGGGCCAGATGGGCAACGCCGGCCAGGCCAACTACGCCGCGGCCAAGGCTGGGATCATCGGCCTGACCAAGTCGGTAGCCAGGGAGTTGGCGTCACGAAACGTCACGGTCAACGCGGTTGCGCCGGGCTACATAGCGACGGCCATGACCGAGAAGCTGGATCCAGCTACTCGAGAGGCTTACGTCGCCGGGATACCACTGAAGCGGGCCGGAACACCTGATGACGTGGCGAACGTCTGCCTTTTTCTTGCTTCAGACCTGGCGAGCTATGTAACGGGCCAGGTTCTGAGGGTTGACGGTGGACTGCTGATGTAG